In the genome of Candoia aspera isolate rCanAsp1 chromosome 12, rCanAsp1.hap2, whole genome shotgun sequence, the window GTACAAAGCCTTCCAGGCTGCCTTAAGGTTTAcaagttatttaaaataaatattactttcttTATATGACTATGCAGTATCTTGCAGTATGTTGTGGATGTAAAATGTGGCTTTAAAAAGCATGAGGGTACATTTCAAACATGTTTCTTTTGCTGTTTAGtatctttttccttaaaaaaaagaattagtcaCTTATTTCATGTTCAGGAATAGACTTGCAAAATTTAACTTTTGTGCTGGTGATCAGTCATTGGAGTGAATTTCTAGATCACATTCCTTGCCTTATCTGTGTCTATAAAGCTGGGCATGACTTGACCCCTGTgccattttttttagaaagtttccttgctgttttcctttcttgcactggCACACAATCCAGGATGGTTGATTGGCCATTTAAACATAGAAAAGTGACTTGACTAGGAAAATCAAGCCTTAGGACTTCAGACTGTAAGAGTGAAACCACCAGTCCAAATCAGCAAATGTCACGAATACCAGTCCTAACTTTTCATCTGTAATAAGAAAGGCTGCCTCTAAGtttccagctttttttctttttcacccaGCAAATTATTTAAACTCGGTTCCACCATATCAGTCACCCTAAAAAAGTTGCAGAATTGTCCTTTGACATTTCAGTTGTAGCCTAGGGCTGTTTCCTTTGTGTATATACGATACAATACTAATGAAGCCTGAGTATTTTTAACTATGGAATTCCCAAAACCATGTTTTCAATTGATGTTGCAGATAACCTAACTAAAACAGGTCTGGCCAGTTCTTGGATGGAAGACTATCCAGGAAAATCCTACATGCTGCCATTAGTTGCATATTTAAAGGCAAAATAGAACACCAAGTAATAAACTATTTCATTGTCTGAAACAGTGGTAAGGAAGCAGGAACCATTCTGTAAGAGTCCTTAGTTATTTGTAAGACCGTTTTTTCTGTAACACAAATCGCTATTTTTAAGTGTGGACAGAAAAGTGgaagaagtaaatcccactgaattcaggcACGACTTTCCAAGTAAACCTGCATAAGGTTGGATTGAAGCTGCTGTCCATGAAGACTTTTAAACTTCTTTTACTAAATAACACTCTCAGAGAAGACTACTGTGACCTATTGGATATTTCTGGCCATGAAGTTCATGGCCTTGGATGAGccaattttctccttttctgggGGAAAGGGAGATCTtggtttttctaaaagaaaaataatccctTTTATTGAATTATtagaagaaataataatttacatTGAATATAtagtaagctttttttttaaccacccctGCGCTGAATATATAGGGATgtgatggcgctgcgggttaaatcgctgagctgctgaggttgctgatcggaaggtcggcggtttgaatccgcgtgacagggtgagctcccattgctagtcccagctcctgccaacctagcagttcgaaaacatgcacatgtgagtagattaataggcaccgcttcggcaggcaggtaacgtcgttccgtttagtcatgccggccacatcaccacggaggaagtgtctacggacaaatgccggctcttcggctttgaaacggagatgagcactgccccctagagtcggacacgactggacttcatgtcaagggaaacctttacctttacctgctgAATATTCTACAGCCAATTCACATAATGAGGTGTGCACTGCAGTATAGTTTTGTCTTATGGGCCTGCCAAGCCTGTTTGCAGAAACCAAAGCTGGGTGGGGTATTTCTAGACGAGAGAGAGAACCAAACAAGCATCTTTATAAGACAGCACAATCCCATGCACAAACTTTTGAATATGCAAGAGAGCTGAGGAAACCTCTGTAATGTCAATTTCAGAAGCATCAATATCACAGGGCAGATAACTCCAGGGGAGATGCAACACTGATGCTTCCCTAGAATATCTAAAAGCCTTTAATTAAGCGTTCATCTGAAAGCCACAAAGGCATAGAACTCCAGTCAGGCAAGGATGAGAATATTCTCTATCACAGTCAGACAAGGAATTAACCACGTTCAAGGTGGAGAAAAACTATTCCCGTTCCCACCCCCCGATCTTCCTTCTAAACATTTCTGACGGTTAATAAATTTAGTGGGCATATTTATGAACTGTTGGAGAGCAggaaattcccccccccctaatTTTCTGGTTTTCATGCAGATGGCCATAGGTATGagcaagaggaaaacaaaataatcctTAAGAGGCTCGGTGGAGGTCGATCGTAAAATTGTAGAGATCACCACAGAAGAAACACTTAGCATGTATCAGGTTTTATGATACCAAGAGACTCAGTGgagagaggtgtttttttttttgcctgtgtTCCTCCTCATCAATCACTGGCAGACCAACGCAGCAATCCCTTTGAAATCTGTTGGAATAATTAGAGTTTTCTAAACTAGTGAAATAATTTAGAGCAGAAGTTGGTAGAAGCCTTTCATATGTACCCTCATGTCCCAAGTAATTCTTTGCCTCACATCAAATGACTTGACCACTCTCAGCAAAATCAGCTTTTCATTGCCTTTGGTGAGAAGGCGGTAAGGCGagcacactttatttatttaagtaactTTCTTGGGGCCATACATTCCCCATCAGTGGACAAGCAGCAATTAAAACCAAACGTTAAGACGCTTCACAGACTGTCTATGAATCAGTGTGCTTTATGAATTGACCAGCGACAACTTGAATGCAAAATGAGAACAAGGTTGCGGCTTAACAGCGCAGCACTCTAGTTCTATAAAGGACAAGGACTCTCAGGTTGGTGCCCTCAAATCCAGAAACTGAAATCTAACCCACTTTGAGGGCCCCACCTTTGGGAAGGCCGGTCTAGAATGTGCAGTTGCTACTAACAGCATTCTCTCTATGTCAGAACTTTGGCAAACCTAGAAGGAACGACCACCAACTCAAAAGGCAGTGTAAAATGCATCCCATTGATGTTTATTCCACTGATGATCGGGAGGCAAGGGATTCAGTGTAGAAAGTCAAGATTGATTTTTGTACTTGGCGAGAGAAATATATACAGGACAACACGGGCAAAAATCCCTCCCAACAGCCACATGCCTGGGGTATTTCTTTCTACTCTGCTGAGGTGGGTTTGGAAAAACACCTCATTAAAGAAAACAGGTCTCTTCTGGCACCCTTCTGCAAATTAATCCTGCGCTCCTCTGCCCAATCGCAAGATCCACTTGCGGTTTACAAAGGTTAACTCAGCTGCAAGTTCAAGTGACATCTGGATCGCTTAGAAGGGTAGTGCTCAAGCACAGTACCATTTTAAAGGCACGTTTGCACCCCTACTTTCTCCTGGAGCTGCGTTAGTATCTGAGGCCTCCCAGTTCCCTTATCAAAAACAGAAAGTTTTCAAGTTTTGAGGGGTGTGCTTTGCCCACCTTACTGCTGGCTAAGGAAGATAAGTCAAGCCACCATTCTGGTATGAAGCTCCTATTatccaaggaaaaaaaataaaacctaggACAGCAGAAGCCCAGGTTTAATAGCAGGTGTGTGAAGCTGCGTGGCCATTAATGTTCACAAAGTGGGAATTTAACACCAGAACTAGACAAGGTGGCCAGGAAGCCCGAAGTCCGTCACACGTGGGGGGGCCAACCTCCCTCACAGCTTATCAGTGTTAGGAATCCTCTTTTCGGTTCTTTATTCTCCTCTCCCATTTGAAATAGTGTTTTCCTGTGAACGAAGAAAACAGCACCGCTGAAGGCTTCCGCTCAGTCGGACAGGCTTTCGGAGAAGGGCGACTTGGATTTCTGCGTCTGCTCCAACCGGTTGAGAATGAACTGACTGGTATCAATGAACCGCTCGACACAGTTCACAAAGCAGGCCTCCGCTCGGCTGTCCAGCTTGGGGCCAGGCTTGTCCATGCATTTCTCCTGTTCAACGACACAAAAGAGAAATCATTCAAGAGCGCGGGGAGCCACTTCAGGCCCGTGACTAGCAAGCACAACAAATCTGATGTGTCCAGCTTTCTCTTCGAGCGTATCCAAACTGCTGCCAACAGAACCCAGGCCTGTTTCCACCCACAAAAAACTAAACCTGCACAGTTTATAGCATTTGCCACAAGTGTTGGCTTTGTACAAAAATGACACGCTTAGCCGACTCAAGCACTCAGTGCAGAAGCTGGGCATCGGTCTAGCAAACAAGCAGACTGGATGATGTTTTTGGATGAAAAAAGCACCCTCGTTTTGCTTAGATCTAGAAGCAAAGGTGGGAAAAGTGGATTTCAATAGCTGAATCAGTGACGCTGACAGAGCGGTAGTGTTTGTAATAGTGGGGTGTAATGGTGGCCTCAGATCAGAGGGAGACCTGCTGGACCACACAACTCAGACTCTGAGCCACTGGCTCAgcctaatctacctcacagggccaTTGTATGGATCAAATCAGGGAAGACCCCatctaagctgccttgagctctccAAAGAAAAGGTGGACAGAAATGCAacaaattgtcctaacagccaggaaacacgctgaggcaaggaactggtctctaatgtttattgctagtacataacaggaatcctaacaaactgaagaagcatgggaaaaacccagccatataaaccccaaaggttaaggcggtccagatctgtctctttgaatggctgaacaattcatcagtgctacgcatgcgcttaacagtctggatgggagccccctgctcgccatccttactcatgacacaaataaACATCAAGTGGCAAAGCGGCATTTGCACCCCAGGAGCCACCAATATCAAAAGTAACAAGAGTCCCACCCCATGCAGCCTCCTGTTTCCTGGTGGCCAGCCAAATGCCTCCCAGAAGCTTGCTTGGCACGAAGGTAACAGCTCTTCCCCCCCATACCAGCACCCTAGTATTGCCAGCAGCACCTGGAACTCCGTAAGAGACTGCTCCTGACCCTGGAGGTTCTAGTCCAGCCTCCTCAAAGCTGGCGCGCCCCAGAGCTCTTGGGATATCCCAGAACAGCCAGCAAGCCTCAGGGGTAGGAAGGCTGCTTCAATAAAGCACTTGCGGTTCAGCGCCCCGTTACTTCGCCTACCCCACTGGAGACAAATCACCTTCTTGTCGCGGAGAGTCCCACGGGCGGGCTATAACGAGCTCTTCTCCTCCCTCTGatttggcctgattccccccccccaccctccgTCCCCCCGCTCTCGTGGCAGGGAGTTCCCCAGGCCGCTCCTCCCGCCCCTACCCAGCACAGCTCCGTCATCTGGTGCACGAGTTGCTGGAAGCGCTGCTTCTGCGTCTCCACCTCGATGAAGTGCTGCAGCTGCGGGTCGTTGACGGCCGCTCCCAAGTCCCCCGCGACGGACGACGCGTCCATGCCGGGCCCGGCTGCAGGGGAGGGCGCGGGAGCGGCCGAGCGAGGGGCTGAATGGAGCGGGCGGACGGGCGCGCCAGCGACCTTCACGTGCCTCCCCGCGCCGGCCCTCCGCGCACGCGCCCCAGCGCACGCTTTTCCGGCCcagagcgcgcgcgcgcgcgcttcCGTTTTCCGGCGGAGCATAGAGAGGAGGGCGGCAGAAAGGCCGGAGGAATCAGGCGTTGGGGCGCCCCACTTGGAGTGGAGGGCTAATTTCTCGGATGAAGAGGTAGGGTGCCAATCCCTTAATGACCGTGGCCGCGCTGTATTTTcgtggaaaaaataaaggacaaacctgaaaaaggggcaaatctgaaagaggttcatcaggattaattattattattattattgttcatgtttataattttgctttacaaaggaaaattcaaagaaaaattgCTTGTACATTTGCACATTGCTTTGTACGttgctttgctttacaaaggaaaattcaagacaattcaaagccaagaaaataaataattagatcAAATAAACCTAAAGGactgctttctgaaataaaggactgcccTTTATAATAAAGGGCGTGTGGTCACTGTAAGCTTAACGCAGGCGGGTTAAGAGTTGCAGAGAAGGGTCCAGATTCCTGCTGAATCTGTGTAGCTCTCCATGTAACAGAAGGTCTGCAGCTGGTCAATTACTCTTCCTGCAGTCTTTGCCATAACTGGTTGTCTGACTTTCCCATCCTGGCTCATACAATCCGTGCTCAGTTTTATTTAAGCTTTAGGAGGCTCCCATACAACGGCAGACTACCCTGCAAGATAGTTTTTTGGCTGCCTTCTGAGCCTCTGCATATACAGTCCCGCAGCCTCTGCACACAGCCAGGGTTTACAGACCCAAAcaccattggctgggttcatgcagcaTATTAAACCAAAGCCGAACAAAATCCATTATGACCTGGTGTGGGGTAGGAATGCTGGCAATTGTGGCTTATCCAGCAAACTGGTTCAGCAAAGCATGGTTTTATGGGATAAGGGATCCCAGCCATAGTAGCTACATTGTGGGGATAATTGACACCGGGCTGCGTTGTGAACTTGTTGAAAACACTTTTTCAAATTCAGCCCCGCACAGAATAATACTGAATCCCtttacttgggggggggggaacatacAAGCACTACACGCTCCGTTTGACCATGATAACAGCAACGTTATAGAGTTGCTTGAAGTCATGGTCTCTGAGTTGCTCCCCTCCCTTTGCAGCATGCAGTAATAACTAGACTGCATTGTAAGGCTATTTTAAGAACTCCACCTCAACTTCCCATCCTCTACACATATTCTCTACTCATACCATACTCTGCATCGTTCAGTTTTATAGCTCACCATCAGCTCTAAACGGATAGGAGTTCCATGCAAATGAGAGAGCAAGCTGATTGAAgtggaaaaaaaactaattatAAGTAGCAATAATAACTGGAAGCCTGaattttgtgagtttattttcaAGCTCTGCACAGCATCTCCTGCAGAAAAGCAGCTCAGTCTACGACACGTCCCATGGCAGcctgtttttccttcctgtttACTACTTCACTGCTCAATTTTCTTGCTGTTTCGCTTGTTTCAAAGCGGAACAGACTGCAGATCACTAATTTGATGTGAAGCCTCGTGCATTGCACTGCTTTATCCTTTCTCCTATATCACATCAACTTCTACCAATTTTGGACTTTCTCTAAAAAGTTAAGTTTTCCCAGTTTATGTTAAGAATTCTATGATAAGATTCCCGGCTTCTGTTTCTGCGAGCAGAGGATTTTTTCAAGACATTGAATATAATTTATTGGGGAAGAGGATATTGGGGACCATAAGGTGAGTCATATAACTTCTACATtaagcaaaaattaaaaacagatctTCGTTTTGAGCAAAGCACAAATGAAGGGCAACCAGGATCCAAGAGAGATGGTGAAGCCAATgggtttattttctctttatgaaATACAATTCATTTTCCTATCATTTCTGTCCATTTTCATCCATCATTGCACAAGATGTTTTGGAATGGCTGTGTTCTCAGAAATTTGTTCAATCCCATCATCTCGTTTCAAGCGATTCGGAGAGAGCCAGGCATTCAGATACCAAAGCCTCTGCCATTTGCCTGTAATCACAGTCCACAACTTTTTCTGCTACATCCCAACAAGGTCCCTTTCTCCCATCCGATGCTAGAGCAGAATTTTCCCTCTTTTCCAAGGGCAATCTCAGGGTAGACAAAATCTGTGAGGGTTTCCCACCCATgatcttggaggaaaggcagaggacTGAAGTGAGGAGGAACAGAGATAGTTGAAGTGGGTCAGGGATCAGAAACAGGGACAGAAATTTTCATGCTGGTCTTCTTTTCTGCTGACTTAGGAATGGGATGATGGTTCAGCCCAGCAGTGGGGTCAAGCAGGTCCTTGTCCTGCTAGATAGGAAAACACCTAAGCAGTACTTGCTGGCTTGTTATGTTTAGTTGGCTTTAGAGACAAACACAAAGGTGAGTAGAAGGCGACTTGAAGACAGttctcaatcaatcaaatcacttTGGTTGTGATTGCCTTCTTGCTGATTTTTCCACTGTGTCCATTCAGCAATTCTTCAGCAAATTGAAGACCTTGGCAACAACTCACAGGGGGAAATGGATATTTGGTGACGGATGGGTGATCAGGAATCTTCATTTGCTAAATCCATAATGTGTCCAAGGAGGACTTGGAAACTTGGACGCTCTTCTGCCttctggaagaaagaagaaagaggaaatggcTTACATAAAACAGTTTATAAAAGAGAGGTAGAAAAGGACCTCTCTCTTAAGTACTTAAAAGATAAGGCCCCTCTCAGTGGAATGGCTAAAAAAAGAGAGGAGTTGTGAGGGGGTGATCAAAGATGGGACTGAAATAAAACAAGGGTGCATCATGGCATCACTCAGTCTGTGAACTATGGTGCCACACATTTGTTGACTGTGGTCTGTTGAATAAGCTGCAGtgggctgaattcacacaagacACTAAGTGAAAAGCCATGACTGAGAAGCCACAAGGGCTGTTTGCAGGCAACATGctgaagccaaaatcaaacacagACATCATGGCTTAGCCTAAAGCATAAATCCAACCTGTGAATGTTTTTCAGCTTTTGGAGGAGACATCATGGTTTTGTGATAATGCCTATATGAAATCCCAGCCAGGCTGATGTTCTTCTTCACACAGAACAGCCTCTGCTGAAGGCACTTCCCAATCCAAATCCAGACAAAAGAGTTAACCTAAATAATACAGTAGCAGTAATAATAACGCAAGGATCCTAGAGATACTCATCCACAGTGGGTACCTGAACAGCACATTCTATGCAAATATTTATGCATATTTCATTATGTAGTTCCTACTTCCTTCTGATGCATTAGACATGATGGATTTCCAATATTAAAGCATTTGGGAAATGCTTCTCTACCTTCAGGAAAGAGATATTTACTCAAACTTCCCACTCACCACTGGGATGAGTGAGAGGAAAACTTACCTCATGCCAACAACTGTACATGATGGTGTAGACCCTCTCGGAGGCCAGCTGGGGACGGTAAAGACGCAACCCTTTGGTGACATGCTCTGTGGTCTCGCTGTTGGTGAACCTCTCATAGGGCATCTTCCCCAGGCTGTAAATCTCCCACATCAGAACTCCTGTCCATGATGAAAACATCACAGAACTTGGCATCAGAGCACCACTGCAGGATTTATCCTCTTCTGAAATGTCTCTCAGTTCTgcatactggtagtccttgcttaatgaccccaattaggactggaatttcagttggtaagcaaattggtcattaagtgaatccaacccaattttaaaacctcttttgcagcagttgttaagtggatcaccagtcgttaagcaaaccacatggttgttaagcaaatcacatggttccccattgattttgcttgccagaagccaactgggaaggtcaaaaatggcaatcacatgaccatggggacacagaaacagtcgtaagtgtgaggaccagtcacaagttggtgtttcagcactgtcgtaagtctgaacagttgctaaagaaatggttgttaagtgaggactacctgtataagattCCTGGCCACTGGACCACAGAGTCTttgatctcttccagaaaatacaCTTGTACGTATGAGACAAAAACTGTATTATCAGGTGGAGTTATGTTACATTCCCTTTAGGTTGAGAGTAGCTACTGTTGGAGGGCATCACTCCTGGATCCTAACCTCCCACCACTTATACAGTAGGTAGGGGCAAAAGGATTGCACTGGAACACCTTTTACTCACGTCTGCTCTGGGGCCTAGGCATCCTATCAGCAGCACGGTCTGTGGCCAAGAATACTTTTGTTTGTAATTAAACTCATCAGCCCAGACGGCTTCTCCCTCTGATACTTCAGCTCGCACACCCAGACTGCTTGCTCACCAAAAGCCCAGATGTCCGACTTGCTGCTGAACTTGCTATACAGAAGAACCTCTGGAGGAGACCACCGGACCGGAAATTTGGATCCCATGGAGCTGATGTAGTCATCATCCAAGACGTACCTGTAAGCAGATGGTTGGGTTGGGCACCTTCACTGTGCAATCCCCAGGCCAAGAACCCAGGTGGCTCACACCCCTTTTGAGAAAATAGACTATCAAATGAGGATAAAAAAACATCAAGTCAGAACGAACCAGTCTGTCAAACATACATGTTCAGCTAAGCATTGCTAATAGTAAGACATCTTAGAGTCAGTTTTCCAAAGCCAGAAATATTCCATAAACTGAGACCTGAATGTCCTACAAAATTATAGCTTTGagctttgtttttaacatttcgTTTCAGTGAAATAACATCACATTCAGAGGCGGAGTAGATTTCCTTTGCTACACAAACCCCGCCCAGGGCACCCTCCAAAAGTGTGGACTCTGATCTCAGAAATCTCAGCCGCGCCACATTgccggagaattctgggaacgGAAGTCTGCCCTCCTGAATGAAACGCCCACTGGGGAAGCCTAAGCTACACAACAGGTTTGCCATTCAGCCATTGAAAGCCCTCCTAGAAAACAAGATAATAATCTTAAATATTCCACCGGTAGATTTTTGATTATTCCAAGCAAGCTGCACCGTTTTAGGCAGTCTGGCTTAATACACTACATAACTCCCTCTTTTACCCCATCCAAATTTTAAGAAAGCACCCAGCTGGTGTAAGATCAGGGCTAAGAATCTGAGCAGGAAAATTCCAGGCTGAAATCTCATTTTAACTGCCAGCTCAGTGAAGACCTTCGAGAAGCCGTTCTTCTCCTAGACTTAGTCTCCACAATGGAAATGTGGGCTTAGCATGGATAACGTTCAAACAGGAGAGAATAAAACAGACAACCCGGCCCACAAACACATTGGCACCGAAACTAACCTGGAAAGACCAAAATCAGAGACTTTGACCACACCTTGTTCATTGACCAAACAGTTGCGAGCAGCCTGTGGCAGACAAAGAGAGGAAGCCTCATATTAATAGCATGATACCCTAAGAAAGCAAACCAATCTTTAGTACAGTCATGGACAAGCATAAACTAAAAATCACTGGCTGCTGAGAGTCAGGAAGCCCAATCTTGTTACAAGATTCTCTGGACAGGGAGCTgactgtaaatattttaaataaataaatttcctttggACAGAAAGAAGAACAGGGCCTTACTCAGGATTGAGTTCATACAGTGCCAGGGAGAGATAATCCCCTTGAAGACACCGTGGCAGGTAAACTACCCCATCGCTGCATGGTGTGAGTTTGAGGGCCCCTGATGACTCTTTCGCCCCAGTTCTAGAACCTCCATAATTACTCCAGGACCCCCGTAGGTGGAGGAAGACCTGTAGTGAATGCCAACATCGCACACACAAGGTGACAGAGAAAGAGGTTTCTTGGTGACAGCTCCCAATTTGAAGACTGCTGCCTTGAAAATAGTTTTGTTACAATAAAGCAGCagctagtttttgttttttttaactcctCTGGAATGCAGTTCCACtcagccccattttttttttaattcattcaattgcgtctgattctcagagactgcctggacaagtccctgccattttcttggcaaggtttttcagaagtggtctgccattgcctacttcctagggctgagagagagtgactggcccaaggtcacccagctggcttctgtgctcaaggcaggactagaactcccagtctcccagtttctggcccgattccttaaccactacaccagacaggCTCTCTACTCAGCCCCATTAACAGATCAAATCTGTTTTCAACTCTCCACTTTGATGCCTGTCTACCTCTGCTCTTCTATCAGAACTGGTATCAGTATTCCCCTGGCAGTCAGCGGGTTCAGAAAATGGTTGTGTTCTGATACACATAATGGTTAATTTCTCTAAACAGGGAGGTCAGGATTCAAATCTGCCTGGCCATGTGtcatttcccccccaaatttTGTTCCAAATCTGTTTGCTTATCTTGGTAAAGAGAAGACGGCCTATTTTCAATGCTCAACTGCAGTACTCTGCATTGGGGGAGGAAGTTATGGTCTTCCAGGTGTTGTTGGACATCTCCAGAATCCCTACCagtagattttttatttttatttatttctaaatttattcaccccccatctcccctcaTACAGTAGATGCTGTATGTTGGCTAAGGTCGCAGGGAACTGTCCTTCAGCAACATCAGGAGGGCCCCGGGTCATCCATGCCCACACCCTGGGGATCAGAGAAAGTCACAGCAGTAGTACAACCCACAGACTTGAGTTTTCTCCCTTGGCTGAGTTAAGCAGTGGGTCACCTACCAGGTCTCTGTGTAGAAACTGTTTGGATTCCAGGTATTCCATGGCCTCGCAAACATCCTTGCACATTTCTAAAAGCTCGGTGGCCTGGAAGGATCGCCGGCTGTCCCGCAGATAGGTCAAGAGGCAACCTTTGGACAGGTACTCTGTGATAATCAAGATCGGTCTTTCTTTAGTGCAAACACCAAACAGTTGCACCAGGTTTGCGTGGGAAAGATTCCTGAAAAGAAGAGCATCATTCGTTTAGAAATTCACATTTTTCCTGCATCACTCTTTTT includes:
- the TIMM8A gene encoding mitochondrial import inner membrane translocase subunit Tim8 A; protein product: MDASSVAGDLGAAVNDPQLQHFIEVETQKQRFQQLVHQMTELCWEKCMDKPGPKLDSRAEACFVNCVERFIDTSQFILNRLEQTQKSKSPFSESLSD